One Rosa chinensis cultivar Old Blush chromosome 5, RchiOBHm-V2, whole genome shotgun sequence genomic region harbors:
- the LOC112202611 gene encoding probable phospholipid-transporting ATPase 5, whose amino-acid sequence MSGSSGRRKRKIRWSKLYSYGCFRPPHTLDSDPGQQLLGQPGFSRVVFCNEPQLHKAKPYKYPKNYVSTTKYNIVTFLPKALFEQFRRVANLYFLLAAVLSLNSFAPFNPISLIAPLVFVVGVSMIKEAVEDWHRFLQDLNVNSRTVRAHVGGGLFVEKTWQGLCVGDVVKVNKNEYFPSDLLLLSSSFEDGICYVETMNLDGETNLKVKRSSEATLDLANDQAFSEFKATILCEDPNPHLYTFVGNLELNCVTHPLCPATLLLRDSKLRNTDYIYGVVIFSGPDTKAVRNSTRSPSKRSRIERKMDLVIYLLFSMLLLISLITSTGFAVILKSQMAKWWYLSLQDDDLLFKPLKPGVSGFLQFVRALILYGYLIPISLYVSIEVVKVLQAMLINKDIELYDEVTCKSVQTRTSNLNEELGQVEMILTDKTGTLTCNQMEFRKCSIAGASYGGNINNIDRAASKRMNVEVESYRFSMDEFETQCQSFEMFDFSVADVSTKKAALAGQKHMQNSSADCSRISSAEGEPAIKGFNFWDDRLMNRKWVYRSNLFDVTMFFRVMALCHTGIPVDGDQAHKLKYEAESPEEVSFLIAAQEFGFQFFQRSQSVMYLKEFDPSSGKMVERKYKLLNLLEFCSARKRMSVIVSNEDDEIFLLCKGADNIIFDRLADNGRSYQQATTLHLSDYAEDGFRTLAFAYRKLDAVEYEKWNSIFTEAKTTVGPEREEVLIEASEMIEKDLILLGVAAIEDKLQKGVPECIDKLAQAGMKIWLLTGDKKETAINIGFSCSLLREDMKQFHLILGKESAASNRLKEMKEDILNQLEGFQKVKSEESNKDAPLALIVDGKALEIALRSDVKDQFLPLAVDCASVICCRVSPKQKALITRLVKEHTGKTTLAIGDGANDVGMIQEADIGVGISGMEGMQAVMASDISLPQFRFLGRLLIVHGHWCYKRISKMILYFVYKNIAFGLTLFYYEVYTSFSGEVLYDDWYMALFNVILTSLPVISLGVLEQDVSSEVCLKFPALYQQGQKNIYFTWSRIIGWILNGIVASLVIFLANICTLSTFNKDGSFAEKAFAKDGNVADITHLGAMTYTCIIWTVNCQISLIITHFTWIQHLFIWGSIIIWYIFLFIYGALPPDISKRGFRVLSEALGPAPIYWLVTLLVVVVALLPYFIHIAIQRSFYPLDDHVIQEMKYCRKDIGKNNLIWEREQNNSVMMTQIGFSARVDARIRIMKENLNQKGQLIYRSVTSSPIFRSLTSSPI is encoded by the exons ATGTCAGGGTCAtctggaagaagaaagaggaagatAAGATGGAGCAAGCTGTATTCCTATGGATGCTTCAGACCACCCCACACTCTTGATTCTGATCCTGGCCAACAGCTACTGGGTCAACCGGGGTTTTCCCGGGTGGTTTTCTGCAATGAACCTCAGCTGCACAAGGCTAAGCCTTACAAGTACCCCAAGAACTATGTATCCACAACCAAGTACAACATTGTCACTTTTCTTCCCAAAGCTCTTTTCGAGCAGTTTCGCAGAGTTGCCAATCTTTATTTCCTTCTAGCAGCAGTTTTGTCTCTCAATTCTTTCGCTCCCTTTAATCCAATAAGTTTGATTGCTCCTTTGGTGTTTGTTGTGGGAGTTAGCATGATTAAAGAGGCTGTCGAGGATTGGCACCGATTCTTGCAG gATTTGAATGTGAATTCAAGAACTGTTAGGGCTCATGTTGGAGGTGGCTTATTTGTTGAAAAGACATGGCAAGGACTTTGTGTTGGAGATGTTGTTAAAGTTAACAAGAATGAATATTTTCCAAGTGATCTTCTCTTGCTATCTTCTAGCTTTGAGGATGGCATATGTTATGTCGAGACCATGAACCTCGATGGAGAAACTAATCTGAAAGTTAAGAGAAGCTCAGAAGCCACACTTGACTTGGCAAATGATCAAGCTTTTAGTGAATTCAAGGCCACAATTCTCTGTGAGGATCCAAATCCTCATCTTTACACCTTTGTTGGGAATTTAGAGTTGAACTGTGTAACACATCCCTTGTGCCCTGCCACACTGCTTCTAAGAGATTCGAAACTTAGAAATACTGATTACATTTATGGGGTTGTGATCTTTAGTGGACCTGACACAAAAGCAGTGAGGAACTCAACAAGATCACCATCCAAGCGTAGTCGGATTGAAAGAAAGATGGATCTTGTCATTTACCTTCTCTTTTCAATGCTTCTTCTCATTTCACTCATCACTTCAACTGGTTTCGCGGTGATTCTGAAATCACAAATGGCCAAGTGGTGGTACCTTTCTCTGCAAGATGATGATCTACTCTTTAAACCATTAAAGCCTGGAGTATCTGGTTTCCTACAATTTGTAAGGGCCCTTATTTTGTATGGCTACTTGATCCCCATTTCTCTCTATGTCTCTATAGAGGTTGTCAAAGTTTTGCAAGCCATGCTCATTAACAAGGATATAGAGTTGTATGATGAAGTTACATGCAAGTCAGTTCAAACCAGAACATCCAACTTGAATGAAGAACTTGGTCAAGTAGAGATGATTCTGACGGATAAAACGGGGACTTTGACGTGTAATCAGATGGAATTTAGGAAATGCTCTATTGCTGGAGCTTCATATGGGGGTAACATTAATAATATCGATCGTGCAGCATCTAAAAGGATGAATGTTGAGGTTGAGTCGTATCGTTTTAGTATGGATGAATTTGAAACACAATGCCAAAGCTTTGAAATGTTTGACTTTTCAGTGGCGGATGTTAGCACTAAAAAAGCTGCTCTTGCTGGACAGAAGCACATGCAGAACTCGAGTGCAGACTGTTCCAGAATCTCTAGTGCGGAGGGAGAACCTGCCATCAAAGGTTTCAACTTTTGGGATGATAGGCTTATGAACAGAAAGTGGGTTTATAGGTCCAACTTATTTGATGTAACAATGTTCTTTAGAGTCATGGCTCTATGTCACACAGGCATACCTGTTGATGGTGATCAGGCTCATAAGCTAAAGTATGAGGCAGAGTCACCAGAAGAAGTATCTTTTCTAATTGCTGCACAAGAGTTTGGATTCCAATTTTTTCAAAGAAGTCAGTCCGTTATGTATCTCAAGGAGTTTGATCCGTCCTCTGGAAAGATGGTTGAGAG GAAGTACAAACTTTTAAACCTTCTAGAATTCTGTAGTGCTCGAAAGAGGATGTCAGTTATTGTAAGcaatgaagatgatgaaatcTTTCTTCTCTGCAAAGGGGCAGATAA CATTATCTTTGATAGACTTGCAGACAATGGTAGGTCTTACCAACAGGCTACAACTCTACACCTTTCAGATTATGCAGAAGATGGATTTCGAACTCTAGCATTTGCTTATCGAAAACTTGATGCTGTCGAGTATGAAAAATGGAACTCAATATTTACCGAGGCTAAGACCACAGTAGGTCCTGAAAGAGAAGAAGTACTAATAGAAGCATCTGAAATGATTGAAAAGGATTTAATTCTATTAGGGGTTGCTGCTATTGAAGACAAGTTACAAAAAGGG GTTCCAGAATGCATAGATAAACTTGCACAAGCAGGAATGAAAATATGGCTGCTCACTGGTGACAAGAAAGAAACTGCAATAAATATTGG ATTTTCTTGCAGCTTACTTCGGGAGGATATGAAACAGTTTCATCTAATTTTGGGCAAAGAAAGTGCAGCTAGTAACCGACTGAAG GAGATGAAGGAAGACATTTTAAACCAACTTGAAGGCTTTCAGAAAGTGAAGTCTGAAGAAAGCAACAAAGATGCACCCTTGGCTTTGATAGTAGATGGAAAAGCTCTTGAAATTGCTCTGAGAAGTGATGTGAAGGACCAGTTCTTACCGTTGGCCGTTGATTGTGCTTCTGTTATATGCTGCAGGGTGTCTCCAAAACAAAAGGCTCTG ATTACTCGATTGGTAAAGGAACATACAGGCAAGACAACCTTGGCTATTGGAGATGGGGCAAATGATGTTGGCATGATTCAAGAAGCTGAtattggagtaggaatcagtgGCATGGAAGGAATGCAG GCAGTCATGGCCAGTGACATCTCATTGCCTCAATTCCGATTTTTGGGGAGATTACTTATTGTTCATGGGCACTGGTGTTACAAGAGGATTTCGAAAATG ATTCTCTACTTTGTGTACAAAAACATTGCATTTGGCCTCACACTGTTCTACTATGAAGTATACACAAGTTTCTCAGGGGAGGTCTTATATGATGACTGGTATATGGCACTATTCAATGTAATTTTGACATCTTTGCCTGTTATATCATTGGGAGTCCTTGAGCAAGATGTTTCATCCGAAGTGTGCCTCAAG TTTCCGGCTCTCTACCAACAGGGCCAAAAGAACATATACTTCACTTGGAGCCGCATCATCGGTTGGATACTCAACGGCATTGTAGCATCTCTAGTCATCTTCCTTGCAAACATATGCACACTTTCTACCTTCAACAAAGATGGTAGTTTTGCAGAGAAAGCCTTCGCCAAAGATGGTAATGTTGCAGACATCACACACCTCGGTGCCATGACATACACATGCATAATATGGACAGTTAATTGCCAGATATCCCTCATCATCACCCACTTCACATGGATCCAACATCTCTTCATATGGGGCAGCATCATCATCTGGTACATCTTCCTGTTCATCTATGGTGCGCTACCTCCTGATATTTCGAAAAGAGGCTTTCGTGTTCTTTCAGAAGCTCTTGGCCCTGCACCCATTTACTGGCTTGTCACATTGCTAGTTGTGGTTGTTGCTCTTCTTCCTTATTTCATCCATATTGCGATCCAACGGTCGTTTTATCCTTTGGATGACCATGTGATTCAAGAAATGAAGTATTGCAGGAAAGATATTGGGAAAAATAATCTAATTTGGGAGAGGGAACAGAACAACTCAGTGATGATGACCCAGATAGGATTTTCGGCTAGAGTTGATGCAAGGATTCGGATTATGAAGGAAAACTTGAACCAGAAGGGACAGTTGATATATAGATCAGTAACAAGCAGTCCAATATTTAGGTCACTGACAAGCAGTCCAATATAA